From the genome of Actinomycetes bacterium:
CGCCGGCTGGTGTTCGACCTGGTGGAGGAGTACGGCCGGCACGCCGGTCACGCGGACCTGCTCCGCGAGGCCGTCGACGGGCTGGTCGGCGAGGACCCGCCGGACGGCTGGCGACCCTAGACGCCGTCCTCCGGACCGGCCGCCGCGACCAGCCGGCGGCCGACCGCGCGCGCCGTCTCCTGCAGCTCACGGCACCCGACGATGCGGTACGGCGCCGGGAACGCTGCGAGCTGCTCGGCGAACCACCACGGGTTGCTGGTGCTCCCGACCAGCCGGGTGGTGCTCTCGTCGACCGGCTCGAGGCGACCGAGCACCGGGGACACCCGTCCGGCCACCTCGGCCATCGGCGCGTCGACGAGCAGCTCGACGTCGTACTCCCAGCCGAGCGCGAGGTGCTGCTCGAGCAGGGCGACCGGGTCGAGGTCGGCCGGCACGTCGAACGACTCGGCCAGCAGCTCCACCGACCGGACCCGGTCGATGCGGTAGGCGCGCAGGGCGCCCGCCGCGTGCGCGTGGCAGAGCAGGTACCACCGGCCGTGCCGCACCACGACCGCCCAGGGATCGACCTCGGGCTGCCACTCGGAGCCTGCCTCGGACCGGTAGCCGATGCGGACCCGGCGTCGGTCCGAGCAGGCCTGCACCAGCGCGCTGGTCGTCCCCGGGTCCGGCCGGGCGGCCGCCCGGTCGGGGGCCGGCGCGGTGCTGCGGCGGACCG
Proteins encoded in this window:
- a CDS encoding WYL domain-containing protein, whose amino-acid sequence is MAEAASPTARALLALELLQGSPGITAERLADKLGVSERAARRYVAVLREAGIPIESVRGPYGGYRVGRGLRLPPLVFSSTEALGLVMAVLDGHHDAADPTSPVGSALGKIVRALPEPVAAQAEAVRRSTAPAPDRAAARPDPGTTSALVQACSDRRRVRIGYRSEAGSEWQPEVDPWAVVVRHGRWYLLCHAHAAGALRAYRIDRVRSVELLAESFDVPADLDPVALLEQHLALGWEYDVELLVDAPMAEVAGRVSPVLGRLEPVDESTTRLVGSTSNPWWFAEQLAAFPAPYRIVGCRELQETARAVGRRLVAAAGPEDGV